In Nitratireductor mangrovi, the genomic window TCGCCCACGAAGCCGATCGCCTTGATGTCGGGGTGTTCCGTCAGCGCCTTGCCGGCGTCCTCGCCGAACCCGTTGACGAGATTCCACACCCCCTCTGGCAACCCGGCTTCCTTGGCGATCTCGATAAGTAGACGCGCGGTTAGGGGTGAAAATTCCGCCGGTTTGTGGACGATGGTGCAGCCCGCCGCGAGAGCAGGGGCGATCTTCCATGTCGACAGCATGAAAGGTGTATTCCAGGGCGTGATCACCCCGACCGGCCCTATTGGCACCCGGGTCGTCATATTGACCTGGCCAGGTGCGCGTAGCGTCTTGCCGTCACGGGCCTCGGGCGCCCGGTCGGCGAAGAAGCGGAAGTTCTCGGCGCCGCGCAATGCCGCCTTGGACATGAACCTTAGCGCCTGTCCGGTGTCCATGCATTCGACGAAGGCGATTTCTTCCGCGCGCGCCTCAATGGCGTCTGCTATCCGGTGAAGCAGCTTCTTGCGCTGTTCGCCGGGCATCGCCGCCCATGCGGAAAAAGCGGTCTTTGCCGCCTTTGCCGCTCGATTGATGTCTGCTGCCTTGCCATGCGCGATCCGGCCGAGGGGTTTCAGATCGACCGGCGAAACCGTTTCGAATGTCTCGCCATCCAGCGCCGGCACTGCTTCACCGCCGATCTGGTTGAGCACGTCCCGATCGCGGAACCGGTTGAGATATCCTGCTGCCTTGGCGATGTTTTCTTCCAGATCGGACATCTTCAACCTTGTCCTGTCCCTTGCACAGCCGTTGCTTGCATTGCGGTTTCAGTCCAATTCGACGTCTATTTCGCACATTGCCAGTGACGGGTGAAATGCCGGCTCACCTTTGATGTCATCTGAATCTCCTCTATCGCCGCGAATGGGCGCGGCCGCCTTGGCAAAGCCGACGGCAGGACGTTCGGGTAAGGCATGGCACCCTGGGCGGGTTCTGGTCGCCAAATATTTAACATGTTAATATAATAGTCGATCTTGAAGCTTTGTCGAGGGCTGGTGTGCGACACGGCACCTCGCGTTTGTGGAGAAAGATGGGGCATGGTCACGGAAACCGATTAACATGTGACCTGAAACCGTGCCATCCTGCGAATGCACCCCCGGAGACGATCCATGGACAAGGAAAGCGGGCCGGAAGGAGGTCAGGAAAAGAGGGTCGCGGCGAGAGCCGGATCGCGGGCGCGTTTGCGTGACTTCTCGCGATCACTACCGATGTCGCTCCTCAAGGCGCGCGAGGCGGTCATGCGCCACTTTCGTCCGGGCCTTCTGCGATTTGGCATCACGGAGCAGCAATGGCGCGTTCTGCGTGCGCTGACGACGGTGGAAAGCATTGAAGTGATGGCTCTCGCCGAGGCGACGTTCCTGCTGCCGCCATCGCTTTCGCGCATTCTGAAGGACTTGGACGAGCGCGGGCTCGTCAACCGTCGCACGTCGCAGGAAGACATGCGGCGCGGTATCATCTCCATCAGCGAGGAAGGTCGCCAGCTCATTGATCTGGCGGGGGCCCATTCGGAGGCCATCTACGCCGAAATTACACGCCGCTACGGCGCGGCGCAACTCGCGGCACTTCAGGCGATGTTGCGGGAGCTTGAGACGGTTCTCGCGGACCCGATCGGGATTGATGACCGGTCGTCAGCCGATGGAGAAGGGCAGGCGTCCACCAATGCCAAGCGCATGGGTGACTGACCCGAGCGCCGGCGAGCGGGCACAGCTTCTGGCTTTGCTAGGCAAGGTGGCCGAGGGCAACAATCGTCTGAGCCGCACATCTCATCGCCACCCCTGAGCAGCCCGACGTTTCGCTGCCTCATACCGTTGTGGAATCCGGCGCCCCACGAGGCCAGCCTGGCGGTGAAATCGCCGCACGCGTCAGGTGCCCATGCGCCGGCGATTGGCCCTGCGAGGAAGCCGAATGGCCGCTACACGCAGGTTGGTCGGAAGCGGAACGAACTTCACATAACTTTACGTCGGCCTGCAACCACCGAAACCTAGGGCGTCCATGATGGCATCATCGCAACGAGCGACGTTGCGTGGAAAGGATCAGGATCATGGATCACAAAAATCATTTCGACGATTCCATCGACGGCGGCCCTGGCCGCTCCAGGGGCTGGCTACGCGGCGCGATCGCCGGCGGTGTGGTGCTTGCCGGGTTGGCTGGCGCCGGACTTTTGACGGCAACCAGCAGCGGCTTCGGGGGCGACAACGGCTCGGCGATGCGTGCCGGCGGACATTTCATTCATGCGCGCATGGGCGGCTTCATGATGGAGCGGAGGATCGGACACGTGCTCGACGAACTCGACGCTACTCAAGAGCAAGAGGACAAGCTCTGGGAGATCATCGACGCGGCGCGCGCCGAGTTGCGACCGATGGCACGTGAATTCCACGGCACCCGTGAGGAAGTGATCGACATCATCGGCGCGGCCACGATCGATCGCGAAGCGGCCGAAAAGCTGCGCAGTGAGCGCATCGCCGCCATAGACGAGGCATCGCGCAAGATGACCGCGGCGCTCCTCGACGCGGCGGAAGTGCTGACCGCCGAGCAGCGGGCCAAGCTGGCCGAGCACATCAAGGAGCGTAAATCCCGCCGCAAGTGGTAGAAGACCTCCTGAGCGGGCAGGGATTCGGAGCAGCAAGATGGCGGAACAGGTTCTGATCGTCGACGACGATACGCGCCTGTCCGCCATGCTTGCCGACTATCTGAGAGGTAACGGCTACGACGTCCTGGCCGCCCCTACAGCAGAGGCTGGCCTCGCCGAACTGCGCCGGCGGGCCCCCGACGCGGTCATTCTCGACATCATGCTGCCCGATCTCGACGGGTTCGAGACCTGCCGACGTATCCGCGCCTTTTCCGACGTTCCCGTGCTTATGCTGACCGCCAAGGGCGAGGAGACCGATCGCATCGTCGGTCTGGAGTTGGGTGCCGATGACTATCTGCCCAAGCCGTTCAATCCACGCGAACTGCTTGCTCGCCTCAAGGCGATTCTGCGGCGCCGTCACGGTCTTGCCCAGGGCGGCGCGAGGACCTTGCGCTTCGGGCGGCTGGAGATCGATCCGGGATCGCGGCTCGCGACCCTCGACGGCCGCGAACTCGCGCTGACCAGCCACCAGTTCGACCTGCTGGTGGCGCTTGCCGGCAATGCCGGCCGCACACTTTCGCGCGAGCAACTGATGGACCTGGTACGCGGCGAGGAACTCGAAGCATTCGACCGGTCGATCGACGTCCATATCTCCCGCATTCGGGCCGCGATCGAGCCGGACCCCAAACATCCACGTCGCATCATTACCGTGCGCGGTGCTGGCTACGTTTTCGCCCGCTTCCAGGACGACGTTTAGGCTCGCCGATGCGTAACAGCCTGTTCCTTAAGGTCTATCTTACGCTGCTTGCCAGTCTGGCCGTGGTGGCGCTGGTCAGCGCCGTCTTCGTGCGTCTCGGTGACGATGAGCAGCAGTCGGGCTGGCGCGACCGCCGCGACCTGTTTGTCACCGCTATCCTGCCTGCCGACCAGTCGACCGCGGAGTTGCAGGCGACGCTCCGGCGCCTCTCCGAGTCTTTTGACGCCGATCTTGCACTCTTCGATCCGGAGGGACGCCTGATAGCTCGCGCCGGGGAAGTCTTCGATGCCGGGTTCGGTGACGAAGGTGAACGCCGCTGGAAGGAGTTCCGCAAGAAGCATCACGTCATGGTGATGCGGCTGGCCGATGGGCGCGCCTTGGCCGTGCGAATGGATCGCCCGTTCTGGCCGCCCGGCCGCAATCCGCTCGCCTATCTCGCGGCAATCGCCGCCGCGATCGGGCTTGCGGCATATCCGGTGGTTCGCCATCTCACGCGGCGGCTGGAACGCTTGCGCAGGGGCGTCGACGTCTGGGGCGAGGGCGCATTGGTCACGCGGGTCGCCGACGATGGCCGTGACGAGGTGGCCGCCGTCGCCCGCAGCTTCAACAAGGCAGCGGCGCGGATCGAGGAACTCATTGCGGCGCATCGCACCCTGCTTGCGAATGCCAGCCACGAGTTGCGCTCGCCGCTCGCCCGGTTGCGGATGGCCATCGATCTCTTCGAGCAGAAGCCGGACGATGCGACGCGAACGGAAATCGTCCGCAATCTCGGCGAGATCGACGAACTGGTCGACGAGATTTTGCTGGCGAGCCGGCTCGAACACGGCGAGACTGGAAACCGAAGCGAACCCGTCGACCTTTTGGCGCTCGTGACCGAAGAAGGCACCCGCCACCGACTCAAGGTGACCGGCGTGCCGGCGATCGTCGCGGGCGAGCCGCGCCTTCTCACCCGGCTGGTGCGCAACCTGATGCAGAACGCGATTCGTCACGGTGCGCCACCGGTCACCGTCGAGGTTGCACGCGCGGGCAACCTCGTCCGCCTGAGTGTCGAGGATGGAGGCGAGGGCATTCCTGAGAACGAGAGCGGCCGCGTTTTCGAGCCCTTCTATCGGCCGCGCGGCCGCAGCGAGACAGGTGGCGGATGGGGCCTCGGCCTGTCGCTGGTGCGCCAGATCGCCGAACGCCACGGCGCGACTGTGCGTTATGAAAAGGCGCCAGGCGGCGGCGCGCGGTTCATCGTCGACTTTATCGCTGCTGGTTAGGGCAGGGTCCCGCGTATCTTGCCGCTCAGAACCAGTCTGGACGCATCGTGATCGTCGTGTCGTCGAGGCGGTCCAGAAGCGCGCGCTGGGCGCTCGTCTTCGGTAACTCGAAGGCGAAAAAATAGCGGCATGCGGCGAGCTTGCCATCGAGGAAATTTGCGTCGCCATCGCGTTCGCTTTTCTTGCGCGCGGCCACGACGGCCTGGCGCAGCCACATCCAAGCGATCACCACATGCCCAAGCATGTCGAGATAGACCGAAGCGTTGGCTAACCCGGCACGCGGCGCTTCGGCCACGGCGTGAACCAGCTTGCCAGTGGTGGCGATCGTCTCGGAGAGATGGTTGGCCAGTGCTTCGGCGTGTTCGGCCAACCCTTCAGCGGCATGGGCTTCGCGGATATCGGCCAGGATACGTCCCGCAAGTGTCTTGACCCCGGCACCCTGCGCCTGGAGGACTTTACGGCCGAGCAGGTCGATCGCCTGGATCCCGTGGGTACCCTCGTGGATCGGGTTCAGCCGGTTGTCGCGGTAAAGCCGTTCGACCGGGTAGTCGCGGGTGTAGCCATAGCCGCCCAACACCTGGATCGCGTGTTTGTTGGCCTCAAGGCAGTATTCGGACGGCCAGGACTTGGCGATCGGGGTAATGAGGTCGAGCAGGAGCTCGTTCTGGCGACGCGAATCCTCGTCCTCCTCGGTGCGGATGCGGTCGACGAGATCGGCGGAATAAAGGCTCAGGGCCAGGGCACCCTCCACAGCGGCCTTCTGGGCCAGCAGAAGCCGGCGGATGTCGGCGTGCTCGATCAGCAGCACCTGCGGGCTTTCGGGATCCTTGCTGTCGGGATGGCGGCCTTGCGGGCGCTCACGGGCATAGGCAAGCGAGGCGCGATAGCCGGCCGCGCCCAGCGCGACCGCGCCAAGGCCGACGCCGATACGGGCTTCGTTCATCATCTGGAACATGTAGGAGAGGCCATGGTGTGGCTCCCCGACCAGGTAGCCGATGCACGGGCTGTCTTCGCCGAAGTTGAGCAGCGTGTTGGTGGTGCCGCGATAACCCATCTTGTGGTTGAGTCCGGCCAGCACAACGCCGTTC contains:
- a CDS encoding sensor histidine kinase, which gives rise to MRNSLFLKVYLTLLASLAVVALVSAVFVRLGDDEQQSGWRDRRDLFVTAILPADQSTAELQATLRRLSESFDADLALFDPEGRLIARAGEVFDAGFGDEGERRWKEFRKKHHVMVMRLADGRALAVRMDRPFWPPGRNPLAYLAAIAAAIGLAAYPVVRHLTRRLERLRRGVDVWGEGALVTRVADDGRDEVAAVARSFNKAAARIEELIAAHRTLLANASHELRSPLARLRMAIDLFEQKPDDATRTEIVRNLGEIDELVDEILLASRLEHGETGNRSEPVDLLALVTEEGTRHRLKVTGVPAIVAGEPRLLTRLVRNLMQNAIRHGAPPVTVEVARAGNLVRLSVEDGGEGIPENESGRVFEPFYRPRGRSETGGGWGLGLSLVRQIAERHGATVRYEKAPGGGARFIVDFIAAG
- a CDS encoding response regulator; its protein translation is MAEQVLIVDDDTRLSAMLADYLRGNGYDVLAAPTAEAGLAELRRRAPDAVILDIMLPDLDGFETCRRIRAFSDVPVLMLTAKGEETDRIVGLELGADDYLPKPFNPRELLARLKAILRRRHGLAQGGARTLRFGRLEIDPGSRLATLDGRELALTSHQFDLLVALAGNAGRTLSREQLMDLVRGEELEAFDRSIDVHISRIRAAIEPDPKHPRRIITVRGAGYVFARFQDDV
- a CDS encoding acyl-CoA dehydrogenase — its product is MITIDRTDLAFQLHDVLGVARLAEQARHTDYDREAIDGVLDTAERIAVDHFLPHAAQLDEHEPEFVDGKVEMDAAVADALKHYREAGFFGAAFDAEWGGMQMPETVRLATSFMFMMANVGTSSYPFLTTGAANLIASFGSDEQKERFLRPMVEGRFFGTMCLSEPQAGSSLTDISTTAEPREDGSYSITGRKMWISGGDQEISENIVHMVLAKIPGGPAGVKGISLFIVPKFLVGDDGAVTQRNGVVLAGLNHKMGYRGTTNTLLNFGEDSPCIGYLVGEPHHGLSYMFQMMNEARIGVGLGAVALGAAGYRASLAYARERPQGRHPDSKDPESPQVLLIEHADIRRLLLAQKAAVEGALALSLYSADLVDRIRTEEDEDSRRQNELLLDLITPIAKSWPSEYCLEANKHAIQVLGGYGYTRDYPVERLYRDNRLNPIHEGTHGIQAIDLLGRKVLQAQGAGVKTLAGRILADIREAHAAEGLAEHAEALANHLSETIATTGKLVHAVAEAPRAGLANASVYLDMLGHVVIAWMWLRQAVVAARKKSERDGDANFLDGKLAACRYFFAFELPKTSAQRALLDRLDDTTITMRPDWF
- the hpaR gene encoding homoprotocatechuate degradation operon regulator HpaR, with translation MDKESGPEGGQEKRVAARAGSRARLRDFSRSLPMSLLKAREAVMRHFRPGLLRFGITEQQWRVLRALTTVESIEVMALAEATFLLPPSLSRILKDLDERGLVNRRTSQEDMRRGIISISEEGRQLIDLAGAHSEAIYAEITRRYGAAQLAALQAMLRELETVLADPIGIDDRSSADGEGQASTNAKRMGD
- a CDS encoding Spy/CpxP family protein refolding chaperone yields the protein MDHKNHFDDSIDGGPGRSRGWLRGAIAGGVVLAGLAGAGLLTATSSGFGGDNGSAMRAGGHFIHARMGGFMMERRIGHVLDELDATQEQEDKLWEIIDAARAELRPMAREFHGTREEVIDIIGAATIDREAAEKLRSERIAAIDEASRKMTAALLDAAEVLTAEQRAKLAEHIKERKSRRKW